In one Pseudomonas hydrolytica genomic region, the following are encoded:
- a CDS encoding NAD-dependent epimerase/dehydratase family protein produces MRVLITGAAGFIGHQLLDELAIQHPQWTLIAADIRALDSRGLKANVEPVLLDMGRPAQVRACVAGWKPDAIVHLATMIRPPRDMSEAHLHAIEVGGTQCLVDSAIANGVRQLIVTSSGAAYGYAPENAEWIDENQPLRGHPHFVYARHKLEIEQLLARSRAQHPQLRQLILRPGTILGRRLNNPISDLFKKRAVLGVRGHDSRFVFIWEQDVVGIIRQGLETAREGIYNLAGDGALSLAEIAEILGKPYRPVPATLLAAALRLLKPLGLSQYGPEQLDFLRYRPVLANQRLKEEFGYQPRYTSREAFLAFLNAQGISYRSGESRP; encoded by the coding sequence ATGCGCGTTCTGATCACCGGCGCAGCCGGCTTCATCGGCCACCAACTGCTCGACGAACTGGCCATTCAGCATCCGCAATGGACGCTGATCGCCGCCGATATCCGCGCGCTCGACAGTCGCGGGCTGAAAGCCAACGTCGAGCCGGTGTTGCTGGACATGGGCCGCCCCGCGCAGGTGCGGGCCTGCGTTGCCGGCTGGAAACCGGACGCCATCGTCCACCTGGCCACCATGATACGGCCACCGCGCGACATGAGCGAAGCACACCTGCACGCCATCGAAGTGGGCGGCACCCAGTGCCTGGTGGACAGCGCCATCGCCAACGGCGTGCGCCAGCTGATCGTCACCAGCTCCGGCGCCGCCTATGGCTATGCCCCCGAGAATGCCGAGTGGATAGACGAGAATCAGCCGCTGCGTGGGCACCCGCATTTCGTCTACGCCAGGCACAAGCTGGAGATCGAGCAGCTGTTGGCGCGCAGCCGCGCCCAGCACCCGCAGCTGCGTCAGCTGATCCTGCGTCCCGGCACCATTCTCGGCCGCCGTCTGAACAACCCGATCAGCGACCTGTTCAAGAAACGCGCCGTGCTCGGCGTCCGCGGTCATGACAGCCGCTTCGTGTTCATCTGGGAGCAGGACGTGGTCGGCATCATCCGCCAGGGGCTGGAGACCGCTCGCGAAGGCATCTACAACCTGGCCGGCGATGGCGCCCTGAGCCTGGCGGAGATTGCCGAGATTCTAGGCAAACCCTACCGGCCCGTGCCGGCCACGCTGCTGGCCGCTGCGCTGCGCCTGCTCAAGCCGCTGGGGCTGAGCCAGTACGGCCCGGAGCAACTGGACTTTCTGCGCTACCGGCCGGTGCTGGCCAACCAGCGGTTGAAGGAGGAGTTCGGCTATCAGCCGCGCTACACCAGCCGCGAAGCCTTTCTCGCCTTCCTCAACGCACAGGGCATCAGCTACCGCTCAGGCGAAAGCCGACCTTGA
- a CDS encoding nucleoside recognition domain-containing protein, with protein MLNGLWLSFFLLGAIAALARWLIGGDATVFGAMVESLFAMAKLSVELMVVLFGTLTLWLGLLRIAEKAGLVDLLARLLGPLFARLMPEVPRGHPALGLISMNFAANGLGLDNAATPIGLKAMRALQDLNPSATTASNAQILFLVLNTSSLTLLPVSIFMYRVQQGAEDPTLVFLPILLATSASTLAGLLAVALVQRLRLWDPVVLAYLIPTALLLGGFMALLAGMSATALAALSSLLGNLTLFGLIMLFLLVGALRRVAVYESFIEGAKDGFDVAKSLLPYLVAMLCAIGVLRASGALDFGLDGIRWLVEALGWDTRFVDALPTALMKPFSGGAARAMLIETMENFGVDSFPALIAATVQGSTETTFYVLAVYFGAVGLQRARHAVGCALVADAAGIIAAIGVCYWFFG; from the coding sequence ATGCTCAACGGCCTTTGGCTGAGTTTTTTCCTGCTGGGTGCGATCGCCGCCCTGGCCCGCTGGCTGATCGGTGGCGACGCCACCGTGTTCGGCGCCATGGTCGAGAGCCTGTTCGCCATGGCCAAGCTCTCGGTGGAGCTGATGGTGGTGCTGTTCGGCACGCTGACGCTGTGGCTCGGCCTGCTGCGCATCGCCGAGAAGGCTGGTCTGGTGGATCTGCTGGCGCGCCTGCTGGGCCCGCTGTTCGCCCGCTTGATGCCGGAAGTGCCGCGCGGCCACCCGGCGCTGGGACTGATCAGCATGAACTTCGCCGCCAATGGCCTGGGCCTGGACAACGCCGCCACGCCCATCGGCCTGAAAGCCATGCGCGCCCTGCAGGATCTCAACCCCAGCGCCACCACCGCGAGCAATGCGCAGATCCTGTTTCTGGTGCTCAACACCTCGTCGCTGACCCTGCTGCCGGTATCGATCTTCATGTACCGCGTGCAGCAGGGCGCGGAAGACCCGACCCTGGTCTTCCTGCCGATCCTGCTCGCCACCAGCGCCTCGACGCTGGCCGGGCTGCTGGCCGTGGCCCTGGTGCAACGCCTGCGCCTGTGGGACCCGGTGGTGCTGGCCTACCTGATCCCCACCGCCTTGCTGCTGGGCGGCTTCATGGCATTGCTGGCCGGCATGAGCGCCACCGCGCTGGCGGCGCTGTCCTCGCTGCTCGGCAACCTCACCCTGTTCGGCCTGATCATGCTGTTCCTGCTGGTCGGCGCCCTGCGCCGGGTGGCGGTGTACGAAAGTTTCATCGAAGGCGCCAAGGACGGCTTCGACGTGGCCAAGAGCCTGCTGCCGTATCTGGTGGCCATGCTCTGCGCCATCGGCGTGCTGCGTGCCTCCGGCGCCCTGGATTTCGGCCTCGACGGCATCCGCTGGCTGGTCGAGGCGCTGGGCTGGGATACCCGTTTCGTCGACGCCCTGCCGACCGCGCTGATGAAGCCCTTCTCCGGTGGCGCCGCGCGCGCCATGCTGATCGAGACCATGGAGAATTTCGGCGTCGACAGCTTCCCCGCCCTGATCGCCGCCACCGTGCAGGGCAGCACCGAAACCACCTTCTACGTGCTGGCGGTATATTTCGGCGCCGTCGGCCTGCAGCGCGCCCGTCACGCCGTGGGCTGCGCGCTGGTGGCCGATGCGGCTGGGATTATTGCCGCCATCGGCGTGTGCTACTGGTTCTTCGGCTAG
- a CDS encoding inhibitor of vertebrate lysozyme family protein, with translation MQLMHAIAAALLMGGALAAQAADRDAAFHPGELLTSNAEYREAWQGLVKNEERLPDWLINLSGLSTPMQAVEADSDRYLVGQVCEAHNCFSQRAYIAFEWQDDDAYALYVQVPEGLPEDRAPSEHASLRWLGEPSEEIQQMLMEQLRNDPNWY, from the coding sequence ATGCAGTTGATGCACGCCATTGCCGCCGCCCTGTTGATGGGTGGCGCCCTGGCGGCCCAGGCCGCCGATCGAGATGCCGCCTTCCACCCGGGCGAGCTGCTGACCAGCAACGCCGAATACCGCGAGGCCTGGCAGGGTCTGGTCAAGAACGAGGAACGCCTGCCGGACTGGCTGATCAACCTCAGCGGCCTGTCGACGCCGATGCAGGCCGTGGAAGCCGACAGTGACCGCTATCTGGTGGGCCAGGTGTGCGAAGCGCACAACTGCTTCAGCCAGCGCGCGTACATCGCCTTCGAATGGCAGGACGACGATGCCTATGCGCTCTACGTCCAGGTGCCCGAAGGCCTGCCGGAAGATCGCGCCCCCAGCGAGCACGCCAGCCTGCGCTGGCTGGGCGAGCCCAGCGAGGAAATCCAGCAGATGCTGATGGAGCAGCTGCGCAACGACCCCAACTGGTATTGA
- a CDS encoding DUF1328 domain-containing protein, producing MLSWALTFLIIAIIAAVLGFGGIAGTAAGIAKILFVVFLVLFIISFIMGRRPRM from the coding sequence ATGCTGAGTTGGGCACTTACTTTTCTGATCATCGCCATCATCGCTGCCGTACTGGGCTTCGGTGGTATCGCCGGCACCGCCGCAGGTATCGCCAAGATCCTGTTCGTGGTGTTCCTGGTGCTGTTCATCATCTCGTTCATCATGGGCCGTCGCCCCCGCATGTAA
- a CDS encoding acyl-CoA thioesterase, whose amino-acid sequence MNDYEQEDPIPQGDLALQITALPRETNGFGDIYGGWLVSQMDLAGTAMASKVAGGRVATVAIDRMAFLVPVAVGAQLSFYTQALEVGRSSIQMMVEVWSDDPLSNEWRKVTEAVFVFVAIDGSGRTRPVPARR is encoded by the coding sequence ATGAACGACTACGAACAGGAAGATCCGATCCCTCAGGGTGACCTCGCCCTGCAGATCACTGCGCTGCCGCGCGAGACCAATGGTTTCGGTGATATCTACGGTGGCTGGCTGGTTTCGCAGATGGACCTCGCCGGTACCGCCATGGCGAGCAAGGTCGCGGGGGGCCGCGTAGCGACCGTGGCCATCGATCGCATGGCCTTTCTGGTGCCGGTGGCGGTGGGTGCGCAGTTGTCCTTCTACACCCAGGCCCTGGAAGTGGGGCGCAGCTCGATCCAGATGATGGTCGAGGTGTGGAGCGACGATCCGTTGTCCAACGAATGGCGCAAGGTCACCGAGGCGGTGTTCGTCTTCGTCGCCATCGACGGCAGCGGCCGTACCCGCCCGGTACCGGCACGCCGCTGA
- a CDS encoding response regulator, whose translation MTAATIRIALIDDHALVREGIRALLEVLPHFQVVGEAGSGAEAFDLLQRTPVDILLMDVGLRDINGLELTRQLRERYPAIKVLMLSMYDNQEYVSSSLAVGASGYVLKEAPSREIVAAIEAIAAGGSFYSGDIARKLVKPAPSEDELTPREREVLLMLAQGLNNKVMARTLQISVRTVETHRLSIRRKLAIDKPADLLKHALAHGWVPYD comes from the coding sequence ATGACCGCTGCCACCATACGAATTGCCCTGATAGACGACCACGCTCTGGTGCGCGAAGGTATTCGCGCGCTGCTCGAGGTGCTGCCTCATTTCCAGGTCGTCGGCGAGGCCGGCAGTGGCGCCGAGGCGTTCGACCTGCTGCAGCGCACCCCAGTCGACATCCTGCTGATGGATGTGGGCCTGCGCGACATCAACGGGCTGGAACTGACCCGCCAGCTGCGCGAGCGCTACCCCGCCATAAAGGTGTTGATGCTGAGCATGTACGACAATCAGGAGTACGTGAGCAGCTCGCTGGCGGTGGGCGCCAGCGGCTACGTTCTGAAGGAAGCGCCTTCCCGGGAAATCGTCGCGGCTATCGAAGCCATTGCAGCCGGCGGCAGCTTCTACAGCGGCGATATCGCGCGCAAGCTGGTCAAGCCGGCCCCCAGCGAAGACGAACTGACGCCGCGCGAACGCGAGGTGCTGCTGATGCTCGCCCAGGGTCTGAACAACAAGGTCATGGCCCGCACCCTGCAGATCAGCGTGCGCACCGTGGAAACCCATCGCCTGAGCATCAGGCGCAAACTGGCTATCGACAAGCCGGCAGACCTGCTCAAGCATGCCCTGGCCCATGGCTGGGTACCCTACGACTAG
- a CDS encoding cache domain-containing protein: MQLKHKIVALSVLPLLLAVAVVCVLVFFQNQRLGEQQARLIEDSILASKRVELKHYVEMALSIISPLYESGRDDAEIKQQVLGVLARISFGSDGYFFVYESNGRNLMHPRQGELVGQDLWNMTDPRGLLVIQALMQSAQSGDGFQLYAWQKPSTGEVTDKLAYVVMLERWGWMLGTGIYLEDVDQAIAQVHDEASNGIHATMLAIAGVALVAVLLVFAGGLALNLSEHRLADRKLQLLTQRIVSLQEEERSRVSRELHDGISQLLASIKFQFELASLELASGNEQGLDTLHKGTERLAGAIGEVRRISHDLHPSLLDTLGLPAAIAQLVAEFEQRSGLLIDYKNDLGDTLLNDGMAVALFRILQEALTNIERHAQANTVAISLDGRARRVRLRVRDDGVGFSSRHFDTLTGGIGLRNIRQRVEHFGGRFALTSQPGHTELMVTLPLPTP, from the coding sequence ATGCAGCTCAAACACAAGATAGTCGCACTCAGCGTGCTGCCGTTGCTGCTGGCCGTGGCGGTGGTCTGTGTTCTGGTGTTCTTCCAGAACCAGCGCCTGGGCGAGCAACAGGCGCGCCTGATCGAAGACAGCATCCTGGCGAGCAAGCGCGTCGAGCTCAAACACTATGTCGAGATGGCCCTGAGCATCATTTCGCCGCTGTACGAAAGCGGCCGCGACGATGCCGAGATCAAACAGCAGGTGTTGGGGGTGCTGGCCAGAATCAGCTTCGGCAGCGACGGCTACTTCTTCGTTTACGAGAGCAACGGGCGCAACCTGATGCATCCGCGTCAGGGCGAGCTGGTCGGGCAGGACCTCTGGAACATGACCGACCCGCGCGGCCTACTGGTCATTCAGGCCCTGATGCAGAGCGCGCAGAGCGGCGACGGCTTCCAGCTTTACGCCTGGCAGAAACCGTCCACCGGCGAGGTGACCGACAAGCTGGCCTACGTGGTCATGCTCGAGCGCTGGGGCTGGATGCTCGGCACCGGCATCTATCTGGAAGACGTCGACCAGGCGATTGCCCAGGTGCACGACGAGGCCAGCAACGGCATCCATGCCACCATGCTGGCGATTGCCGGCGTGGCCTTGGTCGCCGTGCTGCTGGTGTTCGCCGGCGGCCTGGCGCTGAACCTCAGCGAGCATCGCCTGGCGGATCGCAAGCTGCAGTTGCTCACCCAACGCATCGTCAGCCTGCAGGAAGAGGAGCGCTCGCGGGTCTCGCGCGAGCTGCACGACGGCATCAGCCAGCTGCTCGCTTCCATCAAGTTCCAGTTCGAGCTGGCCAGCCTGGAGCTGGCCTCGGGCAATGAGCAGGGTCTGGACACGCTGCACAAGGGCACCGAGCGGCTCGCGGGTGCCATCGGCGAAGTGCGACGGATTTCCCACGACCTGCACCCCTCGCTGCTCGACACCCTCGGCCTGCCCGCCGCGATTGCTCAGCTGGTCGCCGAATTCGAGCAACGCAGCGGCCTGCTGATCGACTACAAGAACGACCTGGGCGATACACTGCTCAACGATGGGATGGCGGTTGCGCTGTTCAGGATCCTGCAGGAAGCCCTGACCAATATCGAGCGCCACGCGCAGGCGAACACCGTTGCCATCAGCCTCGACGGCCGGGCGCGACGGGTGCGTTTGCGGGTTCGCGACGACGGTGTCGGTTTCAGCTCCCGGCATTTCGACACCCTGACTGGCGGTATCGGCTTGCGCAACATCCGCCAGCGTGTCGAACATTTTGGCGGGCGCTTCGCCCTGACCTCGCAACCCGGCCACACGGAGCTGATGGTGACGCTGCCACTACCGACACCCTAG
- a CDS encoding TRAP transporter substrate-binding protein: MKRRDILAAAGVGLAATALVGCKEEAKSAAAPQEGSSSQTFNWKMVTSWPKNFPGVGVGAERFAKLVEEMSNGRLKIKVYAAGELVPALEVFDAVSRGTAEMGHGAPYYWKGKVPAAQFFCASPFGPNAQEMNAWLHRGGGQQLWEEVYKPFGVLPMACGNTGVQTAGWFNKEINSVDDFKGLKMRTPGLGGEVLTKMGGTVVNMPAGEIFTAMQTGAIDATEWIGPYNDLALGLHKAAKYYYTPGWQEPSVLFELDVNLKAWDTLPADLKAIVRAAARDVNGDMLDDYNAKNMEAMEQLKADGVEVRRLPDEVLARLKEVAAEVVDASAAADPAASKVWEHQKAYLKRLYEYAESNEKDIYNIRG, translated from the coding sequence ATGAAACGTCGCGACATACTCGCCGCAGCCGGTGTTGGCCTGGCAGCCACCGCACTGGTGGGCTGCAAAGAAGAGGCAAAAAGCGCCGCTGCGCCCCAAGAGGGCTCGAGTTCCCAGACCTTCAACTGGAAGATGGTCACCTCCTGGCCGAAGAACTTCCCAGGCGTCGGCGTCGGCGCCGAGCGCTTCGCCAAGCTCGTCGAGGAGATGAGCAACGGCCGTCTGAAGATCAAGGTCTACGCCGCCGGCGAGCTGGTTCCGGCGCTGGAAGTGTTCGATGCAGTCTCTCGCGGCACCGCCGAAATGGGTCACGGCGCGCCGTACTACTGGAAGGGCAAGGTCCCGGCCGCGCAATTCTTCTGCGCCTCGCCGTTCGGTCCCAACGCCCAGGAAATGAACGCCTGGCTGCACCGCGGCGGCGGTCAGCAGCTGTGGGAAGAGGTGTACAAGCCGTTCGGCGTCCTGCCCATGGCCTGCGGCAACACCGGCGTGCAGACTGCCGGCTGGTTCAACAAGGAAATCAACTCGGTCGACGACTTCAAGGGCCTGAAGATGCGCACCCCCGGCCTGGGCGGCGAAGTGCTGACCAAGATGGGCGGTACCGTGGTCAACATGCCGGCCGGCGAGATCTTCACTGCCATGCAGACCGGCGCCATCGACGCCACCGAGTGGATCGGCCCGTACAACGACCTGGCCCTGGGCCTGCACAAGGCTGCCAAGTACTACTACACCCCGGGCTGGCAGGAGCCGAGCGTACTGTTCGAGCTGGACGTCAACCTCAAGGCCTGGGACACCCTGCCGGCCGACCTCAAGGCCATCGTTCGTGCCGCCGCTCGCGACGTCAACGGCGACATGCTCGACGACTACAACGCCAAGAACATGGAAGCCATGGAACAGCTCAAGGCCGATGGCGTGGAAGTCCGCCGCCTGCCGGACGAAGTCCTGGCCCGCCTGAAGGAAGTGGCGGCCGAGGTGGTCGATGCCAGCGCCGCGGCCGACCCGGCAGCGAGCAAGGTCTGGGAACACCAGAAGGCCTACCTCAAGCGCCTGTACGAATACGCCGAAAGCAACGAGAAGGACATCTACAACATCCGCGGCTGA
- a CDS encoding TRAP transporter small permease subunit — protein MPNPPPLLGLARFIDACNALFGKACAWLTLFLVIGTAIVVVLRYGFGIGATALQEAVLYAHALVFMGAAAWVQQRNGHVRVDIFFQKFSGRRQALVEILGTLLFLLPVALFLGWASWDYVSNSWATREASGESGGLKFVYLQKSIILVLVVSLALQGVSNLIKALYVISGRLPAPEVKHG, from the coding sequence ATGCCCAATCCCCCCCCTTTACTTGGGTTGGCACGCTTCATCGATGCGTGCAACGCCCTATTCGGCAAGGCCTGCGCCTGGCTCACCCTGTTTCTGGTAATCGGCACCGCCATCGTCGTGGTACTGCGCTACGGCTTCGGTATCGGCGCGACGGCGCTGCAGGAAGCCGTGCTCTACGCCCATGCGCTGGTATTCATGGGCGCTGCGGCCTGGGTGCAGCAGCGTAACGGCCATGTGCGCGTGGACATCTTCTTCCAGAAATTCAGCGGTCGCCGTCAGGCGCTGGTGGAAATTCTCGGCACCCTGCTGTTCCTGTTGCCGGTCGCGCTGTTCCTCGGCTGGGCCAGCTGGGACTACGTCAGCAACTCCTGGGCGACCCGCGAGGCCTCGGGGGAGTCCGGCGGTCTGAAGTTCGTCTACCTGCAGAAGAGCATCATCCTGGTGCTGGTGGTCAGCCTGGCGCTGCAGGGCGTTTCCAATCTGATCAAGGCGCTCTACGTCATCAGCGGTCGCCTGCCGGCTCCGGAGGTGAAACATGGCTGA
- a CDS encoding TRAP transporter large permease, with the protein MAELMAILLFVSICLALMAGYPVAFTLAGVSLLFAGIGVLTGTFDAGYLSALPNRLFGIMNNQTMLAVPLFVFMGVMLERSRVAEDLLESMSRLFGTLRGGLAISVCVVGALLAASTGIVGATVVTMGLLALPTMLRRGYDPAISTGTLAATGTLGQIIPPSIVLVLLGDVMSSAYQQAQLKMGIFSPKTVSVGDLFVGALLPGLLLVGLYILYIVGTAIFQPKKLPALPQEELGPIEWGKLIKALVPPLILIGAVLGSILAGYATPTEAAALGAVGAMLLAASKGKLNFGQLKEVAYGTTEISAMVFMILIGASLFSLVFRGFGGEHMIEEVFAQLPGGVLGAFFLVMLVIFLLGFILDFIEITFVVVPIVGPVLLAMGLDPIWLGVMIALNLQTSFLTPPFGFALFYLRGVTPASVATSTIYKGVVPFILIQILLLVIAYMFPGLITWLPEQVYGK; encoded by the coding sequence ATGGCTGAGTTGATGGCGATTCTGCTGTTCGTCAGCATCTGCCTGGCGCTGATGGCCGGTTATCCGGTGGCCTTCACCCTGGCCGGTGTGTCCCTGCTGTTCGCCGGTATCGGCGTGCTCACCGGTACCTTCGATGCCGGTTACCTGAGCGCCCTGCCCAACCGTCTGTTCGGCATCATGAACAACCAGACCATGCTGGCCGTGCCGCTGTTCGTGTTCATGGGGGTGATGCTGGAACGCTCGCGAGTGGCCGAGGATCTGCTCGAGTCCATGTCGCGCCTGTTCGGCACCCTGCGTGGCGGTCTGGCGATTTCCGTGTGCGTGGTCGGCGCCCTGCTGGCCGCTTCCACCGGCATCGTCGGTGCCACCGTGGTGACCATGGGCCTGCTGGCGCTGCCGACCATGCTGCGCCGCGGCTATGATCCGGCCATTTCCACCGGCACCCTGGCGGCTACCGGCACGTTGGGCCAGATCATCCCGCCGTCCATCGTGCTGGTGCTGCTCGGCGACGTGATGTCCAGCGCCTATCAGCAGGCGCAGCTGAAGATGGGCATCTTCTCGCCGAAAACCGTTTCGGTCGGCGACCTGTTCGTCGGCGCCCTGCTGCCCGGTCTGCTGCTGGTCGGCCTGTACATCCTCTATATCGTCGGCACCGCGATCTTCCAGCCGAAGAAGCTGCCGGCGCTGCCGCAGGAAGAGCTGGGGCCGATCGAGTGGGGCAAGCTGATCAAGGCGCTGGTACCGCCGCTGATCCTGATCGGCGCGGTGCTTGGCTCGATCCTCGCCGGCTATGCCACGCCCACCGAGGCCGCGGCATTGGGCGCCGTGGGTGCGATGCTGCTGGCGGCGAGCAAGGGCAAGCTGAATTTCGGCCAGCTCAAGGAAGTGGCCTACGGCACCACCGAGATCAGCGCCATGGTTTTCATGATCCTGATCGGCGCCTCGCTGTTCTCCCTGGTATTCCGCGGTTTCGGCGGCGAGCACATGATCGAGGAAGTGTTCGCCCAGCTGCCGGGCGGCGTGCTTGGCGCCTTCTTCCTGGTGATGCTGGTGATCTTCCTGCTCGGCTTCATCCTCGACTTCATCGAAATCACCTTCGTGGTGGTGCCGATCGTCGGGCCGGTGCTGCTGGCCATGGGGCTGGATCCGATCTGGCTCGGCGTGATGATCGCGCTGAACCTGCAGACCTCCTTCCTCACCCCGCCGTTCGGCTTCGCACTGTTCTACCTGCGCGGGGTGACGCCGGCATCGGTGGCCACCAGCACCATCTACAAGGGTGTAGTGCCGTTCATCCTGATCCAGATCCTGCTGCTGGTGATCGCCTACATGTTCCCGGGGCTGATCACCTGGCTGCCGGAACAGGTCTACGGCAAGTAG
- a CDS encoding D-hexose-6-phosphate mutarotase, translated as MSNTQVERVELDQLICWRIRTQRSELLVAQQGAQILAYQRDGQPPLIWLSPEAAYQRAQSVRGGVPICWPWFGDLRRNPQAVQAHYQQVEAPAHGLVRGLDWQLLGIDEEGEQVTLRFAFDTQKEPLAGWPHAALLQFEIRLADDLAMSLQTHNRGEAPLTLSQALHTYFAVSDVRQVSVDGLRGCRYVDTLQDWRELRQDAELRFVGETDRIYMDTPARLSIVDPGWGRRIHLDCSGSRSAVLWNPWVDKARRLSQFPDDAWQNMLCIETANLLEDVVQVKPDEWHRLDLRLSSDSFGH; from the coding sequence ATGAGCAATACCCAAGTCGAACGTGTGGAACTGGATCAACTGATCTGCTGGCGCATTCGCACCCAGCGCAGCGAGCTGCTGGTGGCCCAGCAGGGGGCGCAGATACTCGCTTACCAGCGCGACGGCCAGCCGCCGCTGATCTGGCTCAGCCCCGAGGCCGCCTATCAGCGCGCGCAGAGCGTGCGTGGCGGGGTGCCGATCTGCTGGCCCTGGTTCGGCGACCTGCGGCGCAATCCCCAGGCGGTGCAGGCGCACTACCAGCAGGTCGAAGCGCCTGCCCATGGTCTGGTGCGCGGGCTGGACTGGCAGCTGCTGGGCATCGACGAGGAGGGCGAGCAGGTGACGCTGCGGTTCGCCTTCGATACGCAGAAGGAGCCGCTGGCGGGCTGGCCGCATGCGGCACTCCTGCAGTTCGAGATTCGTCTGGCGGACGATCTGGCTATGAGCCTGCAGACCCACAACCGTGGGGAAGCGCCCTTGACCCTGAGCCAGGCCCTGCATACCTACTTCGCCGTCAGCGACGTGCGCCAGGTCAGCGTCGATGGCCTGCGGGGCTGCCGCTACGTCGACACGCTGCAGGACTGGCGAGAGCTGCGGCAGGATGCCGAATTGCGCTTCGTCGGCGAGACCGACCGCATTTATATGGACACGCCGGCCCGCCTGAGCATCGTCGATCCGGGCTGGGGGCGGCGCATTCACCTCGATTGCAGCGGCTCGCGCTCGGCCGTGCTGTGGAATCCCTGGGTCGACAAGGCCAGGCGCCTTTCCCAGTTCCCGGATGACGCCTGGCAAAACATGCTGTGCATCGAGACCGCCAACCTGCTGGAGGATGTGGTGCAGGTGAAACCCGACGAATGGCACCGCCTCGATTTGCGGCTTTCCAGCGACTCGTTCGGGCACTGA